In Brachypodium distachyon strain Bd21 chromosome 2, Brachypodium_distachyon_v3.0, whole genome shotgun sequence, one genomic interval encodes:
- the LOC106866275 gene encoding chromatin assembly factor 1 subunit FSM-like, producing MMSVLQKYAGRAAVVSRKAKVFGPLAPDCGKLPFGRALLPELSDRIVTVQLQNQLKRKRASNCPVNAAAEKDALVILSLGAREELAAAGWFEYYKEVSVYRLQLDGSKQSSVKQRMQ from the exons ATGATGTCAGTGCTGCAGAAGTATGCGGGAAGAGCTGCGGTGGTGTCGAGGAAGGCGAAGGTGTTTGGTCCGCTGGCGCCCGACTGCGGGAAGCTGCCGTTCGGGCGGGCGCTACTGCCCGAGCTGTCCGACCGCATCGTCACGGTCCAGTTGCAG AATCAATTGAAGCGAAAGAGGGCTTCAAACTGTCCGGTGAATGCTGCCGCAGAGAAGGATGCTCTTGTGATCTTGTCGCTAGGTGCACGAGAGGAGCTTGCAGCCGCAGGCTGGTTCGAGTACTACAAGGAGGTTTCTGTTTACAGGCTGCAGCTCGATGGTAGCAAGCAGTCAAGTGTCAAGCAACGCATGCAATGA
- the LOC100829901 gene encoding preprotein translocase subunit SCY2, chloroplastic isoform X1, whose protein sequence is MSSSLALPLRPRRALPTPSLRLAPKHPSLRAHQCRLLVRTPKRALPATRRLLLAPRASLSATSPGEPAREGSAVARKAGGYRNRFLDLARLGAVAEGVAETFFRSEIRRRLAVTAVLIVLSRVGYFVPLPGFDRRLIPDSYLSFAPLPADDLVDFSSELKLSFFQLGISHQISASIVMQVLCHVLPSLEKIRKEGLDGHEKIKGYIWWLSLGFAIVAACTVSCYSLQYSIYAASYRVKHVVLTSFLLVLGAMSTTWICDTISESGFGHGSSLIICVGILTGYTDTLHKMLTQFSAGNMYKCWPYILGVAGIFMMVTMGAVLVTEGCRKIKLQYYGFKLASGARNENSPATEVEPYIPFNINPTGMQPLLTTSYLLAFPSIMASIFGSPFWGNLKEILNPRTSVGGSPWVYYLTYAFLVFVFNIFDIANLPKEISDYLNKMSARVPKIKPGRATVDYLTKIQTSTRFWGGLLLSLLATSSLLLDRYLRQVNEGFSIGFTSVLIIVGSIIELRRSYQAYNVMPALSKVLKRYGA, encoded by the exons ATGTCCTCCTCTCTCGCGCTCCCGCTCCGACCCCGGCGCGCACTCCCCACCCCGTCCCTTCGCCTCGCCCCCAAGCACCCGTCTCTTCGCGCCCACCAgtgccgcctcctcgtccgcaCGCCCAAGCGTGCGCTCCCCGCGactcgccgcctcctcctcgcccctAGGGCTTCCCTGTCAGCCACATCCCCCGGCGAGCCGGCGCGTGAGGGTAGCGCGGTGGCACGGAAGGCGGGCGGGTACCGGAACAGGTTCCTGGACCTGGCGCGACTCGGGGCGGTGGCAGAGGGCGTGGCGGAGACGTTCTTCCGCAGCgagatccggcggcggctggccgTGACGGCCGTGCTCATCGTGCTCAGCCGCGTTGGCTACTTCGTCCCGCTCCCCGGGTTCGACCGCCGCCTCATCCCCGACTCTTATCTCAGCTTCGCCCCGCTCCCTGCAG ATGACCTCGTTGATTTTTCATCTGAACTGAAGCTGTCATTTTTCCAGTTGGGAATCAGTCACCAGATATCAGCGTCTATTGTAATGCAG GTTCTTTGCCATGTTCTTCCATCACTTGAAAAGATCCGCAAGGAAGGATTAGACGGGCATGAGAAGATCAAAGGCTATAT ATGGTGGCTGTCATTGGGTTTTGCAATTGTGGCTGCTTGTACTGTGTCATGCTATTCTCTACAGTATTCGATATATGCTGCAAGTTACAG GGTTAAGCATGTCGTATTAACAAGCTTTCTACTGGTACTGGGTGCAATGTCAACAACATGGATCTGTGACACCATATCTGAATCTGGATTTG GGCATGGCTCATCTTTGATTATCTGTGTGGGAATATTGACTGGTTACACAGATACACTGCACAAGATGCTAACTCAATTTTCAG CAGGAAACATGTACAAGTGTTGGCCCTACATCTTGGGAGTAGCTGGAATTTTTATGATGGTTACCATGGGGGCGGTGCTGGTGACTGAAGGATGTAGGAAGATAAAGCTTCAGTACTATGGATTTAAATTGGCTTCTGGGGCAAG GAATGAAAATTCTCCTGCTACAGAGGTTGAGCCATACATCCCCTTCAATATAAACCCAACAGGGATGCAGCCTTTGCTTACAACCTCGTACCTACTTGCTTTTCCAAGCATTATGGCCAG CATTTTTGGTTCGCCATTTTGGGGAAACTTGAAGGAAATTTTGAATCCAAGGACTTCAGTTGGAGGTAGTCCTTGGGTTTATTATTTGACCTATGCATTTTTGGTATTCGTCTTCAACATTTTTGACATT GCCAACTTACCAAAAGAGATATCTGACTACTTGAATAAGATGAGTGCCAGAGTACCAAAGATAAAGCCTGGAAGAGCAACAGTAGATTATCTTACAAAGATACAAACATCGACACGTTTTTGGG GAGGTCTACTGCTGAGCTTGCTGGCAACTTCCTCGTTGTTACTTGACAGATATCTCAGACAAGTAAATGAGGGGTTTTCTATAGGTTTCACATCGGTCTTGATTATT GTGGGCTCAATTATTGAACTGAGAAGGTCCTATCAAGCATATAATGTGATGCCAGCACTAAGCAAAGTTTTGAAGAGATATGGTGCTTAA
- the LOC100829901 gene encoding preprotein translocase subunit SCY2, chloroplastic isoform X2, which translates to MLEGDAYLVTAGALTRVNPPHAAIMSQPCADGRKMDWRYSDIVHSTSRARLSKHNMKSYIPAVCFGKRHKMKIKVYSGKFPLNPNESLRACPSEFPKPIPSLRTAAARRHGGGTRLPATMSSSLALPLRPRRALPTPSLRLAPKHPSLRAHQCRLLVRTPKRALPATRRLLLAPRASLSATSPGEPAREGSAVARKAGGYRNRFLDLARLGAVAEGVAETFFRSEIRRRLAVTAVLIVLSRVGYFVPLPGFDRRLIPDSYLSFAPLPADDLVDFSSELKLSFFQLGISHQISASIVMQVLCHVLPSLEKIRKEGLDGHEKIKGYIWWLSLGFAIVAACTVSCYSLQYSIYAASYRVKHVVLTSFLLVLGAMSTTWICDTISESGFGHGSSLIICVGILTGYTDTLHKMLTQFSGNMYKCWPYILGVAGIFMMVTMGAVLVTEGCRKIKLQYYGFKLASGARNENSPATEVEPYIPFNINPTGMQPLLTTSYLLAFPSIMASIFGSPFWGNLKEILNPRTSVGGSPWVYYLTYAFLVFVFNIFDIANLPKEISDYLNKMSARVPKIKPGRATVDYLTKIQTSTRFWGGLLLSLLATSSLLLDRYLRQVNEGFSIGFTSVLIIVGSIIELRRSYQAYNVMPALSKVLKRYGA; encoded by the exons ATGTTGGAGGGAGACGCATATCTGGTGACGGCTGGGGCTTTGACTAGAGTCAATCCGCCGCATGCGGCAATCATGTCACAACCTTGCGCTGACGGGAGGAAGATGGACTGGAGATATAGCGACATCGTACA CTCAacttcacgagcaagattaagcaaacacaatatgAAGTCGTACATTCCGGCGGTGTGTTTTGGCAAAAGgcacaaaatgaaaataaaggTGTACTCGGGCAAATTTCCCCTCAACCCAAACGAGAGCCTGCGAGCTTGCCCGTCGGAATTTCCGAAACCAATCCCGTCATTGCGAACTGCCGCCGCGCGACGGCACGGAGGCGGCACGCGGCTGCCGGCCACCATGTCCTCCTCTCTCGCGCTCCCGCTCCGACCCCGGCGCGCACTCCCCACCCCGTCCCTTCGCCTCGCCCCCAAGCACCCGTCTCTTCGCGCCCACCAgtgccgcctcctcgtccgcaCGCCCAAGCGTGCGCTCCCCGCGactcgccgcctcctcctcgcccctAGGGCTTCCCTGTCAGCCACATCCCCCGGCGAGCCGGCGCGTGAGGGTAGCGCGGTGGCACGGAAGGCGGGCGGGTACCGGAACAGGTTCCTGGACCTGGCGCGACTCGGGGCGGTGGCAGAGGGCGTGGCGGAGACGTTCTTCCGCAGCgagatccggcggcggctggccgTGACGGCCGTGCTCATCGTGCTCAGCCGCGTTGGCTACTTCGTCCCGCTCCCCGGGTTCGACCGCCGCCTCATCCCCGACTCTTATCTCAGCTTCGCCCCGCTCCCTGCAG ATGACCTCGTTGATTTTTCATCTGAACTGAAGCTGTCATTTTTCCAGTTGGGAATCAGTCACCAGATATCAGCGTCTATTGTAATGCAG GTTCTTTGCCATGTTCTTCCATCACTTGAAAAGATCCGCAAGGAAGGATTAGACGGGCATGAGAAGATCAAAGGCTATAT ATGGTGGCTGTCATTGGGTTTTGCAATTGTGGCTGCTTGTACTGTGTCATGCTATTCTCTACAGTATTCGATATATGCTGCAAGTTACAG GGTTAAGCATGTCGTATTAACAAGCTTTCTACTGGTACTGGGTGCAATGTCAACAACATGGATCTGTGACACCATATCTGAATCTGGATTTG GGCATGGCTCATCTTTGATTATCTGTGTGGGAATATTGACTGGTTACACAGATACACTGCACAAGATGCTAACTCAATTTTCAG GAAACATGTACAAGTGTTGGCCCTACATCTTGGGAGTAGCTGGAATTTTTATGATGGTTACCATGGGGGCGGTGCTGGTGACTGAAGGATGTAGGAAGATAAAGCTTCAGTACTATGGATTTAAATTGGCTTCTGGGGCAAG GAATGAAAATTCTCCTGCTACAGAGGTTGAGCCATACATCCCCTTCAATATAAACCCAACAGGGATGCAGCCTTTGCTTACAACCTCGTACCTACTTGCTTTTCCAAGCATTATGGCCAG CATTTTTGGTTCGCCATTTTGGGGAAACTTGAAGGAAATTTTGAATCCAAGGACTTCAGTTGGAGGTAGTCCTTGGGTTTATTATTTGACCTATGCATTTTTGGTATTCGTCTTCAACATTTTTGACATT GCCAACTTACCAAAAGAGATATCTGACTACTTGAATAAGATGAGTGCCAGAGTACCAAAGATAAAGCCTGGAAGAGCAACAGTAGATTATCTTACAAAGATACAAACATCGACACGTTTTTGGG GAGGTCTACTGCTGAGCTTGCTGGCAACTTCCTCGTTGTTACTTGACAGATATCTCAGACAAGTAAATGAGGGGTTTTCTATAGGTTTCACATCGGTCTTGATTATT GTGGGCTCAATTATTGAACTGAGAAGGTCCTATCAAGCATATAATGTGATGCCAGCACTAAGCAAAGTTTTGAAGAGATATGGTGCTTAA
- the LOC104582672 gene encoding uncharacterized protein LOC104582672, translated as MTGYRLGGIDMILLPLSTYGFWYLMVANFRKKVFEILHPNNKIDLICDEANTVVRNFKNAFSIANPRAQVNVFDMDTKFRSVSYSIKEADSGIFVLKLIQSHDGDTILCFEPEKAKALREMRTYYLIVHPCNECLMPETKEILSKHVSLTCLLFFVYSI; from the exons ATGACGGGGTATCGACTTGGCGGCATTGATATG ATACTACTACCACTGTCTACATATGGCTTTTGGTATCTCATGGTTGCAAACTTCAGGAAAAAGGTCTTTGAGATTTTGCACCCAAATAACAAGATTGATCTCATTTGTGACGAAGCAAACACGGTTGTTAGGAACTTCAAGAACGCTTTTAGCATAGCCAACCCAAGAGCTCAAGTCAATGTTTTTGACATGGACACAAAGTTCCGCAGTGTTTCATACTCAATAAAAGA GGCTGATAGCGGTATTTTTGTCTTGAAACTTATCCAAAGCCATGATGGAGATACTATTTTATGTTTTGAGcca GAAAAGGCAAAGGCATTACGGGAAATGCGAACATATTACCTGATTGTGCATCCATGTAATGAGTGTTTGATGCCAGAAACAAAGGAAATCCTGTCTAAGCATGTAAGTCTCACAtgcctccttttttttgtgtattcTATTTAG
- the LOC100827263 gene encoding MADS-box protein JOINTLESS-like, with protein MPPRRRPNLGWQKIETKRIENQQARQVTFSKRRFGLFKKASSLSVLCGVELAAVIFSPGGKAFSFGSPSVDAVINRLIATFFANNNNANTAPAAAGGGGAGSSSSAPAATGGGRGSSSAPAAEALVELNKVYEELRAMMEEEKRRKERAEEEMKRERSRWQYWRPRRFANSVYEVGGSSGGNNNGGFANNIYEVSGSSGGNNNGGFANSVYEVGGSSVGNNNGGAAAMEEMMQQLYLMGQIRPLPPPGMGQIPPPPPVGMGQIPPFLETMDLPPPPGMGQLSPFPGTMYLPLPELGPDGGFFLPGDGFFGPPPY; from the exons atgcCGCCGCGTCGCAGGCCGAACCTGGGCTGGCAAAAGATCGAGACGAAGCGAATCGAAAACCAGCAGGCCCGCCAGGTGACTTTCTCGAAGCGCCGTTTTGGGCTTTTTAAAAAGGCGAGCTCGCTCTCCGTCCTCTGCGGCGTGGAGCTCGCTGCCGTCATCTTCTCGCCCGGCGGCAAGGCTTTCTCCTTCGGCAGCCCTTCCGTTGATGCCGTCATCAACCGCCTCATCGCCACCTTCTtcgccaacaacaacaatgccaacactgctcctgctgctgccggcggcggaggagctggTTCGTCTTCTTCGGCTCCGGCGGCCACCGGCGGTGGACGAGGTTCGTCTTCAGCTccagcggcggaggcgctggtgGAGCTGAACAAGGTGTATGAAGAGCTAAGGGCGatgatggaggaggagaagcgcCGCAAGGagcgcgcggaggaggagatgaagaGGGAGCGCTCCAGGTGGCAGTACTGGAG GCCACGCAGATTCGCTAACAGCGTCTATGAGGTCGGCGGTTCTTCTGGCGGCAACAACAATGGCGGATTCGCTAACAACATATATGAGGTCAGCGGTTCTTCCGGCGGCAACAACAATGGTGGATTCGCTAACAGTGTCTACGAGGTCGGCGGTTCTTCCGTCGGCAACAACAatggcggagcggcggcgatggaggagATGATGCAGCAGTTGTATCTCATGGGCCAGATTCGTCCTCTGCCGCCTCCGGGAATGGGCCAGAttcctccaccacctccggTGGGGATGGGCCAGATTCCACCGTTCCTGGAGACCATGGACCTTCCGCCACCGCCGGGAATGGGCCAGCTTTCTCCGTTCCCGGGGACCATGTACCTTCCGCTGCCGGAATTAGGCCCGGATGgcggcttcttcctccctgGCGATGGCTTCTTCGGCCCACCACCCtactga
- the LOC104583169 gene encoding uncharacterized protein LOC104583169, with the protein MTKLPATDTTFHGIIPGKAATLLGRISLDVVFGSSGNFRRERLDFKVVDWPSQYHVVLSRVALARFMAVPHYAYLKLKMPGPNGVITVSGNFTRSDSCDKEFHKISESFGMHEEFEQLKASTGFEQTPVSKKPAYQSEFNKKADTKEVQVHPTDPSKTAVISTSLPPA; encoded by the coding sequence ATGACAAAGCTTCCTGCAACGGACACAACCTTCCACGGCATCATACCGGGCAAAGCAGCCACGCTGCTAGGAAGAATCAGCCTGGACGTGGTATTCGGCTCATCCGGCAATTTTCGGCGTGAAAGACTCGACTTCAAAGTAGTCGACTGGCCTTCACAATACCACGTGGTGCTGAGCCGAGTCGCGCTGGCTCGCTTCATGGCGGTACCGCATTATGCTtatctcaagctaaaaatgcCAGGGCCCAACGGCGTGATCACCGTTTCAGGAAACTTCACACGTTCAGACAGCTGCGACAAGGAGTTTCATAAAATCTCTGAGTCCTTTGGTATGCATGAAGAATTCGAGCAGCTAAAAGCCTCAACCGGATTCGAGCAAACACCAGTCTCCAAGAAACCGGCTTATCAGTCCGAGTTCAACAAGAAAGCGGACACCAAGGAGGTTCAGGTCCATCCGACTGACCCCAGCAAAACCGCTGTCATATCAACAAGCCTTCCTCCTGCATAG